Proteins co-encoded in one Macrobrachium nipponense isolate FS-2020 chromosome 24, ASM1510439v2, whole genome shotgun sequence genomic window:
- the LOC135202804 gene encoding mucin-2-like yields MIPIEEKSLLETGSSLAAQPDPAHGPNAIQILISPKDHKLKTSGQAPHINLINPAARLVLSQTFLFTLQKKCRTIDSPTHRTKNTNRYSPQLQILRAMLCCPLDKVTETQTNAANQHTTNNTTITKNHNPTTQQHNTQGPKPHNSTAQQTTRTTTSTHTTNKQGLQPQQQPTTTATTPTTPRNHNSSPTTPPQHQTNNSTSPHPTSHNNTKKPHQLTNNNNNPQPQQQPSTTTTHNSNRNSQAQQPPNTSTRTFKHTPQTTRLTP; encoded by the exons ATGATTCCGATTGAAGAGAAGTCATTACTGGAAACCGGCTCATCTCTGGCTGCTCAGCCTGACCCGGCCCatggccctaacgctattcaaatactaatatctccaaag gatcacaagctaaaaacaaGCGGGCAAGCCCCCCACATAAATTTAATCAATCCGGCTGCCAGACTCGTCCTCAGCCAAACTTTCCTCTTCACACTACAGAAGAAATGCAGGACCATTGACtcacctacacacagaacaaaaaacacaaacaggtactcaccccaactccagatactcagggctatgctgtgttGTCCGCTGGACAAGGTCACTGAAACACAAACAAACgccgcaaaccaacacacaaccaacaacacaacaataaccaagaaccacaaccccacaactcaacaacacaacacccaaggaccaaaaccccacaactcaacagcaCAACAAACAACAAGGACTACGACCTCAACTCACACAACTAACAAACAAGgcctacaaccacaacaacaaccaacgaCTACAGCCACAacaccaacaacaccaagaaaccacaatagCTCACCAACAACCCCTCCACAACACCAAACCAATAACTCCACAAGCCCACACCCAACTTctcacaacaacaccaagaaaccacatcagctcaccaataacaacaacaaccctcaaccacaacaacagccctcaactacaacaactcacaactcgaacagaaactctcaagctCAACAACCTCCCAACACAAGCACAAGAACCTtcaaacacacaccacaaacaactCGACTAACTCCAtga